Below is a window of Streptomyces sp. NBC_00223 DNA.
CGGCCCAGGACGGTACGACGAACATGTCGCCGGCCGACCAGTCGAACCGCTGACCGTCGATCACCGAGGAGCCGGAGCCGCGGTAGACGACGAAGACGGCGTTGCCGGTACGGCGGACCGGCAACGTGTGTGCTCCGGGGGCGAGTCGGTGCATGCCGCAGTTCATGGTCGGCAGCACGCTGGCGCCGGTCTGCGGGCTGACGAACTCCAGGCTCACCAGCGGCTCTGCGCTCTCGGCGGCCAGCCGGGTCAACTCCCGGTCGGTGTCGGTCCATCGGTAGACCAGCAGCGGGGAGTGCCGGCCGTCCACCACGTCGCGGACCGCGCCGCTGACGAAGCGCGGACCGGGTCCGGCCGTGGTCTCGGAACGGTTGTGCGGGGTCTCCTCCGGCTGCCGGAGGTCGGGGTAGGGCTCGAAGAAGACCGCGTCCAGCGCCTCGATCATCGGCAGGTCGAGCCCGTCGAACCAGAGCATCGGGCCGTCGCTGGTGCTGCTGTGGTCGTGCCAGTTCCACGACGGGGTGAGCACCAGGTCGCCGGGGTGCATGTCGCAGACGTCGCCGTCGACGGTGGTCGCGACGCCGTCCCCGGACAGGATGAAGCGGATGGCGCCGGGCGTGTGCCGGTGGGCCGGGGCCGTCTCGCCCTGGCCGAGGCACTGGATGGCGCCCCACAGGGTGCCGGCCGCGTAGGGCAGACCGCCGAGGCCGGGGTTGCCGAGGCTCAACACCCGTCGCTCACCGCCGCGTTCGACCGGTACGAGGCGCAGTGCACGCTCGGCGAGGTCGGTCAGCACGGGGGCGCTCCACAGCCAGGGGACCGAGCGGGGGCGCGGGGTGGGCGGCAGCAGGTTGCGGGTGATCGTCCACAGCGGATGCAGGTCCACGGCGGCCAGGTCCCGGTAGAGGGAGGCGAGTTGGGCCTCCTCGTCAGCCGGCGCCTCCCCACCACCAGGCGCCTCCCCATCGGTCGACAGCTGCTCTCCCGAAGGGAGTTCTTCCCCGTCCCGCGCGGACGCGGTCGTTCCGTACGTCATAGCGTCTCTTTCGCCTGCGCCGCGCCCGGCCGGGCCCGGCGGCAACGGTCGGCTCATATGGTCGAGTTCGCCACCGCGTCCATACGGCGGCGGACCTCCTGCGGCGGCAGTCCGATTCCGAAGCGGGCCACCGATTCGAGCAGCGAGGCACGCCGGCACCAGGCCCTGGCCCGGTCGGGGTCGCCCGCGACGGCCCGCATCTCGTCGTGGTTGGCCTGCCGCTTGGCCTCGTCGCGCTCGCCGATCCGCTCGGTGTTCTTCTTGGTGTCGGCCTGGACATACTCGACGGCCACCTGCCGCCGTACGAAGTTGAAGGCCGCCAGCTCGGCTTCCTCGTCGGCGTCGTGCTGGAGGATCCGGACCAGCCGGCGGGCCAGGTCGACGCCGTCGTGGATACCGCTGTTGAGTCCCACCCCGCCGAGCGGGCTGTTGATGTGGGCGGCGTCGCCGATCAGCGCGCAGGGGCCGAAGACGAACGAGTCCGCCACCCGCTGGTGCACGTGGTAGACCTGGTAGTCGATGATCGGGTAGCCGGACGGCAGCGGCGCGATGCCCTGCAACCGGGTCTGCATCTCGGCGGCGTCGGTGGCCTGCTCGTACGTCTGGTCCACCGGCACCGGGTACACCGCGCGCCAGGACTCCACCGTGCGCAGCAGGAAGAGCCATTCGTCGGGGTCGGCGACATAGTTGACGTCGGCGATGTCCGGGATGAGCGCGCGGAAGTCGGCCGAGGTGCTGGCGATCAGGAAGCGCTCGGGGTAGGTGAAGCCCTCGAACCGGGCGCCCAGCAGCCCGCGGGCGGTGCTGCTCGCGCCGTCGGCGGCGATCAGGAAGCTGCCGCGCAGGCTCACCTCGCCGGACGGTCCTCGGCCCGAGACGGTCACGCCGTCCGCGCCGGTGGTGATCGCGTCGGCGGTGACGCCGTAGTGCAGGGTGACGTTCGGGGCGTCCGTGAGCCGTTCGACCAGCATCCGGACCAGGTGCTGCTGGTTGAGCTGGAGCCGGTGCGGGTACTTTGTCTCGTCCTTGAGCACGCCGAAGTCGAACTCGGCGACCAGTCCGGAGCGGCGGTCGCGGTACTGGTAGCGCGGCACCGTCAGCCCCTCGGCGTGCATCTGTCCCGACAGGCCGAGATCGTCGAGCAGTTCGAGCGTCGGCGGGTGGAACGTCGACGCGCGCCAGTCGGTACGCGGCTGGGGTTCGCGCTCGATGACGTGCACCTCCACGCCTGCTCGGGCCAGCGCCCATGCCGCGGTGGCGCCGACGGGGCCGCCCCCCAGCACGAGTACGGGCAGCTCACGATGATTCGCCACGAATGTCATAGCCCAACCTTAGTGATTATTCCGCGCCTTGGAAGATTTGGCGCTACTATTCCTTCATGAAGAACACAATCCACGATGACCCCCACGTCCCCGCGCCTTACGAGCCGCAGGCGGGCCTGTCATCGGTCGACAACGCCCTTCAGTTGCTGCACCTCATCGGCGAGAGACGGGCCCTGCGCGTCGCCGAGGCCGC
It encodes the following:
- a CDS encoding cupin domain-containing protein gives rise to the protein MTYGTTASARDGEELPSGEQLSTDGEAPGGGEAPADEEAQLASLYRDLAAVDLHPLWTITRNLLPPTPRPRSVPWLWSAPVLTDLAERALRLVPVERGGERRVLSLGNPGLGGLPYAAGTLWGAIQCLGQGETAPAHRHTPGAIRFILSGDGVATTVDGDVCDMHPGDLVLTPSWNWHDHSSTSDGPMLWFDGLDLPMIEALDAVFFEPYPDLRQPEETPHNRSETTAGPGPRFVSGAVRDVVDGRHSPLLVYRWTDTDRELTRLAAESAEPLVSLEFVSPQTGASVLPTMNCGMHRLAPGAHTLPVRRTGNAVFVVYRGSGSSVIDGQRFDWSAGDMFVVPSWAAAEHTSAEGADLFSIGDSPVLRALGIYRELTLAAPQSVTGVFTPATPAAPAVPATPAAPVTSAATNQDQVRS
- a CDS encoding FAD-dependent oxidoreductase; this translates as MTFVANHRELPVLVLGGGPVGATAAWALARAGVEVHVIEREPQPRTDWRASTFHPPTLELLDDLGLSGQMHAEGLTVPRYQYRDRRSGLVAEFDFGVLKDETKYPHRLQLNQQHLVRMLVERLTDAPNVTLHYGVTADAITTGADGVTVSGRGPSGEVSLRGSFLIAADGASSTARGLLGARFEGFTYPERFLIASTSADFRALIPDIADVNYVADPDEWLFLLRTVESWRAVYPVPVDQTYEQATDAAEMQTRLQGIAPLPSGYPIIDYQVYHVHQRVADSFVFGPCALIGDAAHINSPLGGVGLNSGIHDGVDLARRLVRILQHDADEEAELAAFNFVRRQVAVEYVQADTKKNTERIGERDEAKRQANHDEMRAVAGDPDRARAWCRRASLLESVARFGIGLPPQEVRRRMDAVANSTI